The Streptomyces sp. CC0208 genome window below encodes:
- a CDS encoding transglycosylase SLT domain-containing protein — MSAAAQHRRTRTSRLARKLAVAGTGVAVLALPLIGASSASAATPTVQTATTLGYSNTLDGWIRASLAVMAEHGIPGSYDGIYRNVIRESSGNPYAINLWDSNAAAGTPSKGLLQVIDPTFNAYHVANTSWDPYDPVANITAACNYAAQRYGSIDNVFGAY; from the coding sequence ATGTCTGCTGCCGCTCAGCACCGCCGTACCCGCACCAGCCGTCTCGCCCGCAAACTCGCCGTCGCCGGCACCGGAGTCGCCGTCCTCGCGCTGCCGCTCATCGGCGCGAGCAGCGCGTCCGCGGCCACCCCGACCGTGCAGACCGCCACCACGCTCGGCTACTCCAACACCCTCGACGGCTGGATCCGGGCCTCCCTCGCCGTCATGGCGGAGCACGGGATTCCCGGCTCCTACGACGGGATCTACCGCAACGTCATACGCGAGTCCTCCGGCAACCCCTACGCCATCAACCTCTGGGACTCCAACGCCGCGGCCGGCACGCCCTCCAAGGGCCTGCTCCAGGTGATCGACCCGACCTTCAACGCGTACCACGTGGCCAACACCTCGTGGGACCCGTACGACCCGGTCGCCAACATCACCGCGGCCTGCAACTACGCGGCCCAGCGGTACGGGTCCATCGACAACGTGTTCGGCGCGTACTAG
- a CDS encoding Cof-type HAD-IIB family hydrolase: protein MAASSAYSLIATDLDGTLLRTDDTLSDRSLAALARVAAGGARHLVVTGRPAPRVRPLLDDLGSTGLAVCGQGAQVYDAGADRLLWSVTLDRELAETALGKIEAEVGQVYAAVDQDGVEGLTLIEPGYLMPHPTLPAVRVGRRDDLWCEPISKVLLRHPYLSDDELAVTARSVVGSLATVTMSGPGTVELQPCGITKATGLALAAEHLGLGPEVTIAFGDMPNDIPMFDWAARGVAMANAHPELKAVADEVTLSNEDDGIAVVLERLFPRA from the coding sequence ATGGCCGCCTCTTCCGCATATTCACTGATCGCCACTGACCTGGACGGAACGCTGCTGCGGACCGACGACACCCTCTCCGACCGGTCGTTGGCCGCGCTCGCACGGGTGGCCGCGGGCGGGGCCCGGCATCTCGTCGTGACGGGCCGGCCGGCGCCCAGAGTGCGGCCGCTGCTCGACGACCTCGGCAGTACGGGGCTCGCGGTGTGCGGACAGGGCGCGCAGGTGTACGACGCCGGCGCGGACCGTCTGCTCTGGTCGGTGACCCTGGACCGGGAGCTGGCCGAGACCGCGCTGGGCAAGATCGAGGCCGAGGTCGGGCAGGTGTACGCGGCCGTGGACCAGGACGGTGTCGAGGGACTCACCCTCATCGAACCGGGCTATCTGATGCCCCATCCGACCCTGCCCGCGGTACGGGTCGGCCGGCGCGACGACCTGTGGTGCGAGCCGATCAGCAAGGTGCTGCTGCGCCACCCCTACCTGTCCGACGACGAGTTGGCGGTCACGGCCCGCTCGGTGGTGGGTTCGCTGGCGACGGTCACCATGTCGGGCCCCGGGACCGTCGAACTCCAGCCATGCGGCATCACCAAGGCGACCGGCCTCGCGCTGGCCGCCGAACACCTGGGACTGGGGCCCGAGGTGACGATCGCCTTCGGGGACATGCCCAACGACATCCCGATGTTCGACTGGGCGGCCCGCGGGGTGGCGATGGCCAACGCCCACCCCGAACTCAAGGCCGTGGCCGACGAGGTCACCCTGTCGAACGAGGACGACGGCATCGCCGTCGTCCTCGAAAGGCTCTTCCCGCGGGCGTAG
- a CDS encoding LacI family DNA-binding transcriptional regulator — MTTTANGRRKPPTIHDVAREAGVSRGTVSRFLNGGHYVSPAARRAVEAAIRKTGYVVNRHARSLSTGRSDSVAFLLTEPQEKFFEDPNFNVLLRGCTERLAQHDIPLLLMLAESDDDRRRLTRYITSGHVDGVLLLSNHSGDPVAAELHDAGIPLVVCGKPIGRGTKVSYVAAADREGAQDMVRHLLAGGRRRVGMVTGPLDMPGGPDRLAGYRDMLAEAGLPYDPSLVVEGDFRRSGGERAARRLLAQAPDMDAVFVASDLMALGVVGVLQQAGRSVPDDIAVGGFDDSPAATAIAPALTTMRQPFDRISAEMVRMLLAQIAGEDTAGVILPTELVVRDSA, encoded by the coding sequence ATGACCACCACCGCGAACGGACGCCGCAAGCCACCGACCATCCACGACGTGGCCCGGGAGGCGGGCGTCTCGCGGGGCACCGTCTCCCGCTTCCTGAACGGCGGCCACTACGTCTCGCCCGCCGCCCGGCGGGCGGTCGAGGCCGCCATCAGGAAGACCGGTTACGTGGTCAACCGGCATGCCCGCAGCCTCAGTACGGGCCGGTCGGACTCGGTGGCGTTCCTGCTGACCGAGCCGCAGGAGAAGTTCTTCGAGGACCCCAACTTCAACGTCCTGCTGCGGGGTTGCACCGAGCGGCTCGCCCAGCACGACATCCCGCTGCTGCTGATGCTGGCCGAGAGCGACGACGACCGGCGCCGGCTGACCCGGTACATCACCTCGGGCCACGTCGACGGGGTGCTGCTGCTCTCCAACCACAGCGGTGACCCGGTCGCGGCCGAACTGCACGACGCCGGGATCCCGTTGGTGGTCTGCGGCAAGCCGATAGGGCGGGGCACCAAGGTGAGTTACGTGGCCGCCGCCGACCGCGAGGGCGCGCAGGACATGGTCCGTCATCTCCTCGCCGGCGGCCGGCGCCGCGTCGGCATGGTCACCGGGCCGCTCGACATGCCGGGCGGCCCCGACCGGCTGGCCGGCTACCGGGACATGCTCGCCGAGGCGGGCCTGCCCTACGACCCCTCGCTCGTCGTCGAGGGCGACTTCCGGCGCAGCGGCGGCGAACGGGCGGCCCGCCGCCTGCTGGCCCAGGCCCCGGACATGGACGCGGTGTTCGTCGCCTCGGACCTCATGGCCCTGGGTGTGGTGGGCGTTCTTCAGCAGGCCGGGCGTTCGGTCCCCGATGACATCGCTGTCGGCGGCTTCGACGACTCCCCGGCGGCGACCGCCATCGCCCCCGCGCTCACCACCATGCGCCAGCCCTTCGACCGCATCAGCGCCGAGATGGTCCGCATGCTCCTCGCCCAGATCGCGGGCGAGGACACGGCAGGAGTGATCCTCCCGACGGAACTGGTGGTCCGGGACTCGGCGTAG
- a CDS encoding carbohydrate ABC transporter permease, with product MTPLTLTATSKGGRRTAWVPTLVLILGALYCLIPIAWVVVAATKDRSELFSTFTFAPGSGFFQNLSDLTAYRDGIFWRWMANSAFYAGLGALLSAAVSAAGGYALGRYSFRGREAIFKMILAGVLVPSIVLAVPQYLLLSKLGMADSYWSMLLPSILSPYGVYLVRIYAAASVPAELMEAARMDGASEWRIFSRIAVPMMMPGLITVFLFQFVGIWNNFLLPFVMLADDEKFPITLGLYTLLAQGASQPALYTLVITGCLLAILPLIGLFLVIQRFWSLDLMSGSVKA from the coding sequence ATGACCCCGCTCACCCTCACCGCCACGTCCAAGGGCGGCCGCCGCACCGCGTGGGTGCCCACGCTCGTGCTGATCCTCGGCGCGCTGTACTGCCTGATCCCCATCGCCTGGGTGGTCGTCGCGGCGACCAAGGACCGGTCGGAGCTCTTCTCCACCTTCACCTTCGCCCCGGGCAGCGGCTTCTTCCAGAACCTGAGCGACCTGACCGCCTACCGCGACGGCATCTTCTGGCGGTGGATGGCCAACTCGGCCTTCTACGCCGGTCTCGGCGCCCTGCTCTCCGCCGCGGTCTCCGCCGCCGGCGGCTATGCGCTCGGCCGCTACAGCTTCCGCGGCCGTGAGGCCATCTTCAAGATGATCCTGGCCGGGGTCCTGGTGCCGTCCATCGTGCTGGCCGTACCGCAGTACCTGCTGCTGTCGAAGCTCGGCATGGCCGACTCGTACTGGTCGATGCTGCTGCCGTCGATCCTGTCGCCGTACGGCGTCTACCTGGTCCGCATCTACGCGGCCGCGTCGGTGCCCGCCGAGCTCATGGAGGCGGCCCGGATGGACGGCGCGAGCGAGTGGAGGATCTTCTCGCGGATCGCCGTACCGATGATGATGCCCGGCCTGATCACGGTGTTCCTCTTCCAGTTCGTCGGCATCTGGAACAACTTCCTGCTGCCCTTCGTCATGCTGGCGGACGACGAGAAGTTCCCGATCACCCTCGGCCTGTACACGCTGCTCGCCCAGGGCGCCTCGCAGCCCGCGCTGTACACCCTGGTCATCACCGGGTGTCTGCTCGCGATCCTTCCGCTGATCGGGCTCTTCCTGGTGATCCAGCGGTTCTGGTCGCTGGACCTGATGAGCGGATCGGTCAAGGCCTGA
- a CDS encoding sugar ABC transporter permease: protein MTSAPLKGADLTEVAPLADGTGTAQSVRPSRPRRRGRSAPYWFLVPTLTLFAAFTVVPIGYAIWLSLHRVQVKGIGLGKGARQQVWNGIGNYTDVLNDSEFGHSVLRAFGYGLIVIPTMLGLALLFALMLDTPKARSAPFARLMIFLPYAVPGIIAALMWGFLYLPDVSPFYYLLDKFGLPQPDLFDGGNLYLSFANIAVWGGTGFNMIVIYTALRAIPPDIYEAARLDGATDLGIALKIKIPIVMPSLVLTFFFSVIATLQVFTEPMALKPLTNGLPSSWSPLMAIYDKAFLQSDIYGASATAVVLALATYLLSFTLLRVSDRHTREDRA, encoded by the coding sequence ATGACCAGCGCTCCGCTCAAGGGCGCCGACCTCACCGAGGTCGCGCCCTTGGCGGACGGCACCGGCACCGCCCAGTCCGTCCGCCCCAGCCGCCCCCGCCGCCGTGGCCGCAGCGCACCGTACTGGTTCCTGGTGCCCACCCTCACCCTCTTCGCCGCCTTCACCGTCGTGCCCATCGGGTACGCGATCTGGCTGAGCCTGCACCGGGTGCAGGTCAAGGGGATCGGGCTCGGCAAGGGCGCCCGGCAGCAGGTCTGGAACGGCATCGGCAACTACACCGACGTCCTGAACGACTCCGAGTTCGGCCACAGCGTGCTGCGGGCCTTCGGATACGGCCTCATCGTCATCCCGACCATGCTCGGCCTCGCCCTGCTGTTCGCGCTGATGCTGGACACGCCCAAGGCGCGCAGCGCGCCCTTCGCCCGGCTGATGATCTTCCTGCCGTACGCGGTGCCGGGCATCATCGCCGCGCTCATGTGGGGCTTCCTGTACCTGCCGGACGTCAGCCCCTTCTACTACCTGCTGGACAAGTTCGGCCTCCCGCAGCCCGACCTGTTCGACGGCGGCAACCTGTACCTCTCCTTCGCGAACATCGCGGTCTGGGGCGGCACCGGCTTCAACATGATCGTCATCTACACCGCCCTCAGGGCGATCCCGCCGGACATCTACGAGGCGGCCAGGCTCGACGGCGCGACCGACCTGGGCATCGCCCTGAAGATCAAGATCCCGATCGTGATGCCCTCCCTGGTGCTCACCTTCTTCTTCTCGGTGATCGCCACTCTCCAGGTCTTCACCGAGCCGATGGCCCTCAAGCCGCTCACCAACGGCCTGCCCAGCTCGTGGAGCCCCCTGATGGCCATCTACGACAAGGCCTTCCTCCAGTCCGACATCTACGGCGCCTCCGCCACCGCGGTCGTCCTGGCCCTGGCCACGTATCTCCTCTCCTTCACCCTGCTGCGCGTCTCCGACCGCCACACCCGGGAGGACCGGGCATGA
- a CDS encoding extracellular solute-binding protein, with product MKMSINRRQISRRTILAGAAALGLTGTLAACGGSDDKDSGESSGPVKLTYWSWAPNMEKVAAIWNKKNPDITVTVSKQASGQEILSKLITAKKAGHAPDLIQVEYQSLPTLVSNDVLADISKYAGDTKSEFAEGLWGMVTLGTDALYAIPQDSGPLMFYYREDLFKKHGLTVPKTWTEFAETARAAKKAVPDAYLTTFSANDPGLFAGLSQQAGGNWWTVDPSGKWTVGIDDAATKKVAEFWGGLVQEGVVDNQPMYTPAWNNALNKGTHLAWVSAVWAPGVLVSSAPDTKGKWRMAPLPQWKSGDNVTGSWGGSSTGVSTDSKHAEAAAKFATWLNTDPEALAALVKEVAIYPAATKGQSGDVLTTPEFFSNQADFYTTAGEIAATTAAAAWGPNVNTAYTTFQDAFGKATKAKKETQFDSALATVQSKTFADMKKQGFEVTEA from the coding sequence ATGAAGATGTCGATCAACCGCCGCCAGATCAGCAGGCGCACCATCCTCGCCGGGGCCGCAGCCCTCGGCCTCACGGGCACCCTCGCCGCCTGCGGCGGTTCCGACGACAAGGACTCCGGCGAGAGCAGCGGGCCCGTCAAGCTGACCTACTGGTCGTGGGCGCCGAACATGGAGAAGGTCGCCGCGATCTGGAACAAGAAGAACCCGGACATCACGGTCACGGTGTCCAAGCAGGCCAGCGGTCAGGAGATCCTCTCCAAGCTGATCACCGCGAAGAAGGCCGGCCACGCCCCCGACCTGATCCAGGTCGAGTACCAGTCGCTGCCCACCCTGGTCTCCAACGACGTCCTCGCCGACATCTCCAAGTACGCCGGTGACACCAAGTCCGAGTTCGCCGAGGGCCTGTGGGGCATGGTCACCCTCGGCACGGACGCGCTCTACGCGATCCCGCAGGACTCCGGGCCGCTGATGTTCTACTACCGCGAGGACCTCTTCAAGAAGCACGGCCTCACCGTGCCGAAGACCTGGACGGAGTTCGCGGAGACCGCCCGCGCCGCCAAGAAGGCCGTCCCGGACGCCTACTTGACCACCTTCTCCGCCAACGACCCCGGTCTCTTCGCGGGCCTCTCCCAGCAGGCCGGCGGCAATTGGTGGACCGTCGACCCGTCCGGCAAGTGGACCGTCGGCATCGACGACGCGGCCACCAAGAAGGTCGCCGAGTTCTGGGGCGGGCTCGTGCAGGAGGGAGTCGTCGACAACCAGCCGATGTACACCCCGGCCTGGAACAACGCCCTCAACAAGGGCACCCACCTCGCCTGGGTCTCCGCCGTCTGGGCGCCCGGGGTGCTGGTCTCCTCCGCCCCCGACACCAAGGGCAAGTGGCGCATGGCCCCGCTGCCGCAGTGGAAGTCCGGCGACAACGTCACCGGCAGCTGGGGCGGTTCCTCCACCGGCGTCTCCACCGACTCCAAGCACGCGGAGGCCGCCGCCAAGTTCGCCACCTGGCTCAACACCGACCCGGAGGCGCTTGCCGCCCTGGTCAAGGAGGTCGCGATCTACCCGGCCGCCACGAAGGGCCAGTCCGGGGACGTCCTGACCACGCCGGAGTTCTTCTCGAACCAGGCGGACTTCTACACCACCGCCGGCGAGATCGCCGCGACCACCGCCGCCGCGGCCTGGGGCCCCAACGTCAACACGGCCTACACCACCTTCCAGGACGCCTTCGGCAAGGCCACCAAGGCGAAGAAGGAGACCCAGTTCGACTCCGCCCTCGCCACCGTGCAGTCGAAGACCTTCGCCGACATGAAGAAGCAGGGCTTCGAGGTGACCGAGGCATGA
- a CDS encoding arabinogalactan endo-1,4-beta-galactosidase, with protein MRRRSVLTAAGAAALAVPVLGGAPAAAAPATAAPATGAPAAGRRGCLDIRGADISSLPKNEDHGAVYRTADGHRADPIRLIAQAGVTHARLKVWVNPADGYNTKAHILPLARRLKRAGVGVWIDFHYSDSWADPAHQTKPAAWAGLDVAGLARAVYDHTADVLGALKRQGTPAQLVQIGNELNGGLIWPEGNWEHFDNMTAFLKAGLSAARDTTPRVRTILHLANGGDNGLYRWWFDNVVSYGVDFDIIGLSYYPFWHGPIADAAANMADITARYGKPCVIAETAYPFTLESEDGVNDIMNSPSQLTDGFPATPEGQAAWLRTVADLAAGVPDGQGLGYCYWEGLWTYRAGSGWDPTDPSAGNAWENLALFDFGDRALPGLRTLGRYRS; from the coding sequence ATGCGCAGACGCAGTGTTCTCACCGCTGCCGGAGCCGCCGCGCTGGCCGTTCCCGTGCTGGGGGGCGCGCCGGCCGCCGCGGCACCCGCCACCGCGGCACCCGCCACCGGCGCGCCGGCCGCCGGTCGGCGGGGCTGTCTGGACATCCGGGGGGCGGACATCTCCTCGCTGCCGAAGAACGAGGACCACGGCGCGGTGTACCGCACCGCCGACGGTCACCGCGCGGACCCGATCCGTCTGATCGCGCAGGCCGGGGTCACCCACGCCCGTCTCAAGGTGTGGGTGAACCCGGCCGACGGCTACAACACCAAGGCGCACATCCTGCCGCTCGCCCGCCGCCTCAAGCGGGCCGGGGTCGGCGTCTGGATCGACTTCCACTACTCCGACAGCTGGGCCGACCCGGCGCACCAGACCAAGCCGGCCGCCTGGGCGGGCCTGGACGTGGCGGGCCTGGCGAGGGCGGTGTACGACCACACGGCCGACGTCCTCGGTGCGCTGAAGCGGCAGGGCACCCCGGCCCAACTGGTGCAGATCGGCAACGAGCTGAACGGCGGCCTGATCTGGCCCGAGGGCAACTGGGAGCACTTCGACAACATGACCGCCTTCCTCAAGGCCGGTCTGAGCGCGGCCCGCGACACCACCCCGCGCGTCCGCACGATCCTGCATCTGGCGAACGGCGGCGACAACGGGCTGTACCGCTGGTGGTTCGACAACGTGGTGTCGTACGGCGTCGACTTCGACATCATCGGGCTCTCGTACTACCCGTTCTGGCACGGCCCGATCGCGGACGCGGCCGCCAACATGGCGGACATCACGGCGCGTTACGGCAAACCGTGCGTAATAGCCGAGACGGCGTACCCGTTCACGCTGGAGAGCGAGGACGGCGTCAACGACATCATGAACAGCCCCTCGCAGCTGACCGACGGTTTCCCCGCCACCCCGGAGGGCCAGGCCGCGTGGCTGCGCACGGTGGCCGACCTCGCCGCCGGCGTCCCGGACGGGCAGGGCCTCGGCTACTGCTACTGGGAAGGCCTGTGGACCTACCGCGCGGGCAGCGGCTGGGACCCGACGGACCCGTCCGCGGGCAACGCGTGGGAGAACCTGGCGCTGTTCGACTTCGGGGACAGGGCACTGCCGGGGCTGCGGACGCTGGGGCGTTACCGGTCGTAG